A window of the Desulforapulum autotrophicum HRM2 genome harbors these coding sequences:
- a CDS encoding DUF748 domain-containing protein, with protein MAIKEIFLKKRILIPVIIMVLYTLVGFFLVPVLGKNILCKSLGKALNRQVTIERIAVNPYALTATIEEFSVAEQNKDALFFAKRIFANLSLSSLFTLGLNVSEFSLENPRVSIVRNRDATFNFSDLLALGQDNKTDAPEKDEENKGPIRFTLKNIHITQGEFKFEDQFTNVSHAVTDFSLMLPLLTSREKSRHEAAGMDINFVVNQATVDVHVESTPFAADMATQVEIKISDVDVVHYLSYLPIPETIQLKSLGMNLDLDAAYRSTTPKPSLQIQGKVTAVNAEIKGAAEEEIIKFPSLTVDISPSDILAGKLNITKILMQTPQLNLSRDKTGTVNLLTYIPQKQAPPQQAENKVADNKADKTHSDPFSLNLDNFEIKDATVGFQDLSNEQAFNTTLFPINVLIKNVKAGSTISGEYRLTLASEIKEDFETSGRFQTHPVQAQGSMNLSNLVLNKYLPYYAGLINFDVNDGRATLSANFDISEKPDKLETTINTVDFMVQSLVISDHDAKEQMVEIPEFNIKGASIDLSGKQINTGVITLRDANFFIQRDKAGELNLVKGLLPDKETKKPNTPVLAPQDKPSKVDTPPWALTMTSFDAKQMNLRFNDLTPSNPVTIDLSKISIKADNVKNFGDEQAMVSVEMNWQKEGRINISGSVTPSTLKADLGIDLKKIDVKSLQSYFTDTVAINVLDGNVGTKGRLNLNMGDSPGSSIQFTGETSLNKFISTDKPSAKDLFKCKSLYLSGLDLSLFPVKINIKNISLTDFYSRIFVNETGEMNLAALLNTNTPQDQVEESEKKPEKTETEPPQIKVESITLQGGHISFSDYFNQPNFNAGMKQIAGSVNGLSSEELSRAKLVLKGIYGQSSPLDIVGTINPLAQNKYADVAVSFKDIELANFTPYSSKYLGYTIQKGKLILDLEYKINGNTLKSENRVRLDNLSLGDQVTGQKPTSLPLGLAISLLKNREGKINLDVPVAGALDDPKFRIGPIVLNTLKNLIIKVVTSPFSIIGSMFGGGEELGYVDFDHGESALTQGNHDKLNKLAEILKEKPSIRFEIKGVYDTLRDAEVLRVKQFEDAIKAVKLKNLTDSGTAPRTVDQVAIDQQDMDSYISTTYEQAQFPKPRDEAGNEKELDLNEKKKLLMTNIDVKKDDLRLLAMTRSEKIKGYLISTGKVEKERIFLLEPVETDSSTTDQSCRVTFSLK; from the coding sequence ATGGCAATCAAAGAGATATTTCTAAAAAAGAGAATTTTAATCCCGGTCATAATCATGGTGCTCTATACCCTGGTCGGATTTTTTCTGGTACCTGTGCTGGGAAAAAACATTCTTTGCAAATCATTGGGCAAAGCCCTTAACCGGCAGGTCACCATTGAACGGATAGCCGTCAATCCCTATGCCCTTACAGCAACGATTGAAGAATTCTCTGTGGCAGAGCAAAACAAAGACGCCTTGTTTTTTGCTAAAAGAATATTTGCCAATCTCAGTCTATCCTCCCTGTTTACCCTTGGACTTAATGTGTCTGAATTTTCTTTAGAAAATCCCCGGGTGAGTATCGTCAGAAATAGGGATGCCACCTTTAATTTTTCCGATCTGTTGGCTTTGGGTCAAGACAACAAAACGGATGCCCCGGAAAAAGACGAGGAGAATAAAGGTCCCATAAGGTTCACCTTGAAAAACATTCACATCACCCAGGGTGAATTTAAGTTTGAAGACCAATTCACCAACGTCTCCCATGCTGTAACCGATTTCTCTTTAATGCTTCCCCTTTTAACCAGCAGGGAAAAAAGCCGGCATGAGGCCGCCGGCATGGATATCAATTTTGTTGTAAACCAGGCAACCGTGGACGTCCATGTTGAGTCAACCCCCTTTGCAGCGGATATGGCCACCCAGGTTGAAATAAAAATATCGGATGTGGATGTGGTTCACTATCTTTCCTACCTGCCCATCCCTGAAACCATCCAGTTAAAAAGCCTGGGCATGAACCTGGATCTTGATGCAGCGTATCGGTCAACAACGCCAAAACCTTCCCTTCAGATTCAGGGAAAAGTCACTGCAGTCAATGCTGAGATAAAAGGGGCTGCCGAAGAGGAGATCATCAAATTTCCCTCTCTGACCGTTGATATTTCACCATCTGATATCCTTGCGGGCAAATTAAATATCACAAAAATTTTAATGCAAACCCCGCAATTAAATTTAAGCCGAGACAAAACCGGCACCGTGAACCTGTTAACCTATATTCCCCAGAAACAAGCCCCACCGCAGCAGGCTGAAAACAAGGTAGCCGACAACAAGGCAGACAAAACCCATTCGGACCCTTTTAGTCTAAACCTGGATAATTTCGAAATCAAAGATGCAACCGTTGGCTTCCAGGATTTATCCAATGAACAGGCATTTAACACCACCCTCTTTCCCATCAACGTCCTGATTAAAAATGTAAAGGCAGGCAGCACAATTTCAGGAGAATACCGCCTGACCCTGGCTAGTGAAATCAAAGAGGATTTTGAAACCAGCGGCCGGTTCCAGACCCATCCGGTTCAGGCCCAGGGCAGTATGAACCTGTCAAACCTTGTGTTGAATAAATACCTGCCCTACTATGCAGGCTTGATCAATTTTGATGTTAACGACGGCAGAGCAACTCTTTCAGCAAATTTTGACATATCCGAAAAACCAGACAAATTGGAGACAACGATCAACACCGTGGATTTCATGGTTCAATCCCTGGTGATTTCAGACCACGATGCAAAAGAACAGATGGTTGAGATCCCTGAATTTAACATCAAGGGGGCCTCCATTGACCTTAGCGGCAAACAAATAAATACCGGAGTGATAACGCTCAGAGATGCAAATTTTTTTATTCAAAGGGACAAGGCAGGCGAGTTGAATCTTGTTAAAGGCCTCCTGCCCGATAAGGAGACAAAAAAACCCAATACGCCTGTATTGGCGCCCCAGGACAAACCCTCCAAAGTCGATACTCCCCCCTGGGCCCTCACAATGACCTCATTTGATGCCAAGCAAATGAATCTTCGGTTCAATGATCTGACCCCATCAAATCCAGTCACAATTGATCTGTCAAAAATTTCCATCAAAGCGGACAATGTTAAAAACTTTGGTGATGAACAGGCAATGGTCTCTGTTGAAATGAACTGGCAAAAGGAAGGCCGGATAAATATCAGTGGTAGCGTGACGCCTTCAACCTTGAAGGCGGATTTAGGTATTGATTTAAAAAAAATTGATGTTAAATCCTTGCAATCCTACTTTACAGATACGGTGGCCATTAATGTCCTGGACGGAAATGTCGGCACAAAAGGACGGCTGAACTTGAATATGGGGGATAGCCCTGGAAGCAGCATTCAATTTACCGGTGAAACATCCCTGAATAAATTCATCTCCACAGACAAACCCTCGGCCAAAGATCTTTTTAAATGCAAATCCTTGTATCTTTCAGGGCTTGACCTATCCCTGTTCCCGGTTAAGATCAATATCAAAAATATTTCTTTAACAGATTTTTATTCCCGGATCTTTGTCAATGAAACAGGTGAAATGAACCTGGCCGCCCTTTTAAATACGAACACCCCCCAGGACCAGGTGGAGGAGTCTGAAAAAAAGCCTGAAAAAACAGAGACTGAACCGCCCCAGATCAAGGTGGAAAGCATTACGCTCCAAGGAGGGCATATCAGTTTTTCCGATTACTTTAACCAGCCCAATTTTAATGCCGGGATGAAACAGATAGCAGGGTCTGTCAATGGCCTTTCATCCGAGGAATTGTCCCGGGCAAAACTGGTTTTAAAGGGAATTTACGGTCAGTCTTCCCCCCTTGATATTGTCGGAACCATCAATCCTCTGGCCCAGAACAAGTATGCCGATGTTGCTGTTTCTTTTAAAGACATTGAGCTTGCAAATTTCACCCCGTATTCATCTAAATACCTGGGATATACGATCCAAAAAGGAAAACTCATTTTAGACCTTGAATACAAAATAAACGGAAACACGCTAAAATCAGAAAACCGGGTACGGCTTGATAATCTGTCCCTGGGCGACCAAGTAACCGGCCAAAAGCCCACTTCTCTGCCCCTCGGACTTGCCATTTCCCTGTTAAAAAACCGTGAGGGAAAAATTAATCTTGATGTGCCTGTTGCAGGCGCTTTGGATGATCCAAAATTTAGAATCGGTCCCATTGTTTTGAATACCCTTAAGAACCTGATTATAAAAGTGGTGACATCTCCTTTTTCCATCATTGGTTCAATGTTTGGCGGGGGCGAGGAACTGGGGTATGTTGATTTTGATCATGGAGAATCTGCACTGACACAAGGCAACCATGACAAGTTGAACAAGCTTGCAGAAATCCTCAAGGAGAAACCATCCATAAGATTTGAAATAAAGGGCGTTTACGACACATTAAGGGATGCTGAAGTCCTGAGGGTAAAACAATTTGAAGATGCCATCAAAGCTGTGAAACTAAAAAATCTCACAGATTCGGGAACTGCTCCTCGAACAGTGGACCAGGTGGCAATCGATCAGCAGGACATGGACAGCTATATCAGTACAACCTATGAGCAGGCCCAATTTCCAAAACCAAGGGATGAGGCCGGCAATGAAAAAGAACTTGACCTGAACGAAAAGAAAAAACTTTTAATGACAAATATTGATGTAAAAAAAGATGACCTTCGCCTTCTGGCCATGACCCGTTCAGAAAAAATCAAAGGCTATCTCATTTCAACCGGCAAGGTGGAAAAAGAGAGAATCTTTTTGCTGGAACCGGTTGAAACGGACAGTTCAACCACAGATCAATCATGCCGGGTGACGTTTTCGTTAAAATAG
- a CDS encoding substrate-binding periplasmic protein gives MKIAYPEFYPFFSKPQNGKIEGFFYEILTEALEHRMVIHTQWFQMPWKRCQNQVRIGKMDAMITFPTEERLTYCDTHPDPFYLKELKLFTYKGHKRLNEIQQIGSIADIKKGGYTVITYSGNGWNTDNITTLGIPSFETSEVHNVWKMLAAKRGDLVIEWPVGVKASLDKDGLADKIVETGVLLSSMPFHLLIGKQSGYTHILAGFNDVIQRMLDDGTIKRIIVKYY, from the coding sequence ATGAAGATAGCGTATCCGGAATTTTATCCGTTTTTTTCAAAGCCCCAAAACGGAAAAATAGAAGGTTTTTTCTATGAGATTCTGACAGAAGCGTTGGAACATCGCATGGTAATTCATACACAATGGTTTCAAATGCCGTGGAAAAGGTGTCAAAACCAGGTCCGAATCGGCAAAATGGATGCAATGATCACCTTCCCCACAGAGGAACGGCTTACGTATTGTGATACCCACCCGGACCCGTTTTACCTGAAAGAGTTAAAACTATTTACCTATAAAGGGCATAAACGACTTAACGAGATACAGCAGATTGGATCCATAGCAGATATCAAAAAAGGAGGCTATACCGTTATCACATACAGCGGCAACGGGTGGAACACGGATAATATCACCACTCTGGGTATTCCCTCTTTTGAAACAAGTGAGGTTCATAATGTCTGGAAAATGCTGGCGGCAAAAAGAGGAGATCTTGTCATTGAATGGCCGGTTGGGGTAAAGGCCAGCCTTGACAAGGACGGCCTGGCCGATAAGATTGTTGAAACCGGTGTATTGCTTTCATCCATGCCATTTCATTTGCTGATTGGCAAGCAATCCGGTTATACACATATCCTTGCCGGATTTAACGATGTCATACAAAGAATGCTGGATGATGGAACGATAAAAAGAATTATTGTAAAATATTATTAA